The following proteins are co-located in the Nocardioides piscis genome:
- a CDS encoding TetR/AcrR family transcriptional regulator, whose product MPELLPLLDEPSPERADASRNRQAILAAALRLVQAHGVEEVTMDAVASAAGVGKGTLFRRFASREGLMAAVLNQSEIEWQTSVISGPPPLGPGAPALARLLAFGHSRLRLNLDHGALIRAAGASGARSVAAASFASMHVRHLLGELGVRGDLPLLASSLLAPLEVPIVEQQVHGEQMGLERISAGWDDLVRRVVRAD is encoded by the coding sequence GTGCCCGAGCTGCTTCCCCTCCTCGACGAACCGTCGCCCGAGCGCGCGGACGCGTCCCGCAACCGCCAGGCCATCCTGGCCGCAGCCCTTCGGCTGGTGCAGGCACACGGGGTGGAGGAGGTCACGATGGACGCGGTGGCTTCTGCCGCCGGAGTGGGCAAGGGAACGCTCTTCCGCCGGTTCGCCAGTCGTGAGGGGCTCATGGCGGCCGTGCTCAACCAGTCTGAGATCGAGTGGCAGACGTCCGTGATCTCGGGCCCACCCCCGCTGGGCCCCGGGGCCCCCGCACTGGCGCGCCTGCTCGCCTTCGGTCACTCCCGGCTTCGCCTCAACCTCGACCACGGCGCACTCATCCGGGCGGCCGGTGCGTCCGGGGCACGATCTGTCGCGGCTGCCTCCTTCGCCTCGATGCACGTGCGTCACCTGCTCGGCGAGCTCGGAGTGCGCGGGGACCTCCCCCTGCTCGCCTCGTCGTTGCTGGCGCCGCTGGAGGTGCCGATCGTCGAGCAGCAGGTGCACGGGGAGCAGATGGGTCTCGAGCGGATCTCGGCAGGCTGGGACGACCTCGTGCGGCGGGTCGTGCGGGCGGACTGA
- a CDS encoding ATP-binding protein, with protein sequence MKHPRTVRQQITPVLALTTVLLVLTGFLGVLSAYLSYRSIVRLTDEIRPASESNAAILQDLSDAQTSVRAWVLSGERETLETYEQGVARLPRHQEALRTQTAGDASLETLVEEQEKAAEAYLRDYAEVRASTPGGPGTYDPALFGLGEERFDAVREVNSQVADALEQEVERTRARAVLRARRTGIALGFFAVFGVVATVSAGGRLLREIHDPLEHLESVVRRQAAGERDARAALEGPRETRNVARALNDLADESERSRQAEEKVAAEIRALDTARSDFVSNVSHELRTPLTTLSAIVEMVEDEFDGKLSAAHQRMLESTQRNVARLRTLIEDLLTLAQAEQLTPGLREVDLCRLVRDVVDDLRLNARRRAIRVTVTAPSEPVLVLAEPGQLQRVFVNVVSNAVKFSNDGDVVAVIVDQHADEVDVRVVDHGIGIPAADLTNIGGRFFRASNAVAGQIPGTGLGLRIVQTIVNNHGGSLSLDSVEGEGTTTTVTLPVVEPDPDTRTGADSSPG encoded by the coding sequence GTGAAGCACCCCAGGACGGTCCGGCAACAGATCACTCCGGTGCTTGCCCTGACCACGGTGCTCCTCGTCCTCACCGGGTTCCTGGGCGTCCTGAGCGCCTATCTCTCCTACCGGTCGATCGTGCGCCTCACTGACGAGATCCGACCGGCCTCGGAGTCCAACGCGGCGATCCTCCAGGATCTCTCGGACGCCCAGACGAGTGTCCGGGCATGGGTCCTGAGCGGTGAGCGCGAGACCCTGGAGACCTATGAACAGGGCGTGGCGAGGCTGCCCCGACACCAGGAGGCGCTGCGCACGCAGACAGCCGGTGACGCTTCCCTCGAGACGCTGGTGGAGGAGCAGGAGAAGGCAGCCGAGGCGTATCTGCGGGACTACGCCGAGGTCCGGGCCTCGACTCCGGGGGGGCCGGGGACCTACGACCCTGCGCTCTTCGGCCTCGGCGAGGAGCGCTTCGACGCCGTGCGCGAGGTCAACTCGCAGGTCGCAGACGCCCTCGAGCAGGAGGTCGAGCGCACCCGCGCCCGGGCAGTTCTCCGGGCGCGGCGGACCGGCATCGCGCTGGGGTTCTTCGCCGTCTTTGGCGTGGTCGCCACCGTCAGCGCTGGCGGTCGGCTGCTGCGCGAGATCCACGACCCGCTCGAGCACCTGGAGTCCGTCGTACGCCGACAAGCCGCTGGTGAGCGAGACGCGCGGGCGGCGCTCGAGGGTCCTCGCGAGACGCGCAACGTCGCCCGTGCCCTCAACGATCTCGCCGACGAGAGCGAACGCTCCCGCCAGGCGGAGGAGAAGGTGGCCGCCGAGATCCGAGCGCTCGACACGGCCCGCAGCGACTTCGTCTCCAACGTCTCCCACGAGCTGCGGACACCCTTGACCACGCTCTCGGCCATCGTGGAGATGGTCGAGGACGAGTTCGACGGGAAGCTGTCCGCGGCGCACCAGCGGATGCTGGAGTCGACACAGCGCAACGTGGCCCGGCTGCGCACGCTGATCGAGGACCTGCTCACCCTGGCGCAGGCCGAGCAGCTGACTCCGGGCCTGCGCGAGGTCGACCTCTGCCGCCTCGTCCGCGACGTGGTCGACGACCTCCGGCTCAACGCCCGGCGACGCGCCATCAGGGTGACGGTGACCGCTCCGTCGGAACCTGTGCTCGTGCTGGCCGAGCCGGGACAGCTCCAGCGCGTCTTCGTCAATGTCGTGTCCAACGCAGTGAAGTTCAGCAACGACGGCGATGTCGTCGCGGTCATCGTCGACCAGCACGCCGACGAGGTCGACGTGCGAGTGGTGGACCACGGGATCGGCATTCCCGCGGCCGACCTGACCAACATCGGTGGTCGCTTCTTCCGGGCCAGCAACGCCGTCGCGGGTCAGATCCCCGGCACGGGGCTGGGGCTGCGGATCGTCCAGACCATCGTCAACAACCACGGTGGCTCGTTGTCCCTGGACTCGGTGGAGGGGGAGGGCACCACCACGACGGTCACCCTCCCGGTGGTCGAGCCTGACCCGGACACCCGGACTGGGGCGGACTCCTCGCCCGGATGA
- the cimA gene encoding citramalate synthase: MDLQGSFHVYDTTLRDGAQQEGLNLSVADKLAIARQLDGLGVGFIEGGWPGANPKDTEFFRRASEELDLRHARLAAFGATRRAGVAAADDPLVAALRDSGASVVTLVAKSHDRHVELALRTTLEENLAMVRDTVTHLREEGQTVFLDAEHFFDGYRDNRDYALEVLRTAYGAGAEVLALCDTNGGMLPGWVSDVVHDVIETTGVRVGIHCHNDTGCAVANTLAAVDAGATHVQGTINGYGERTGNADLVSVVANLELKLDKQVLPAGLLGEATRIAHAVAEVTNFPPASRQPYVGTSAFTHKAGLHASAIKVDPNLYQHMDPVGVGNDMRLLVSDMAGRASIQLKSRELGFDLTDSAEDRELVTRVTERVKAMEQEGYTFEAADASFELLLVEEAEGVRPAYFDVESWRVITETLTHARPGEEAVSEATVKLKAEDVRYVVTGEGNGPVNALDAALRTAIGQAFPEVAKFELIDYKVRIVDQGHGTDAITRVLIETSDGESSWVTVGVGHNVIEASWEALIDGLTFGLRRHHR, from the coding sequence ATGGACCTGCAGGGCTCCTTCCACGTCTATGACACGACGCTGCGTGACGGCGCCCAGCAGGAGGGACTCAACCTCTCCGTCGCCGACAAGCTCGCGATCGCCCGGCAGCTCGACGGGCTCGGCGTCGGTTTCATCGAGGGCGGCTGGCCAGGTGCGAACCCCAAGGACACTGAGTTCTTCCGCCGCGCGAGCGAGGAGCTCGACCTGCGTCATGCCCGGCTCGCGGCGTTCGGCGCGACGCGGCGCGCCGGTGTCGCCGCCGCCGACGACCCCCTGGTCGCAGCTCTGCGCGACAGTGGCGCCTCCGTGGTGACGCTGGTGGCCAAGTCACACGACCGGCACGTCGAGCTCGCGCTGCGCACCACGCTCGAGGAGAACCTCGCCATGGTCCGCGACACGGTCACCCACCTGCGGGAGGAGGGGCAGACGGTCTTCCTCGACGCCGAGCACTTCTTCGACGGCTATCGCGACAACCGCGACTATGCGCTGGAGGTGCTGCGGACCGCCTACGGCGCCGGGGCCGAGGTGCTCGCGTTGTGCGACACCAACGGCGGCATGCTGCCCGGGTGGGTCTCCGACGTGGTGCACGACGTCATCGAGACCACCGGGGTGCGGGTCGGGATCCACTGCCACAACGACACCGGCTGTGCCGTGGCCAACACCCTGGCCGCGGTCGACGCAGGCGCGACGCACGTGCAGGGCACCATCAACGGCTATGGCGAGCGAACCGGCAACGCCGACCTGGTCTCCGTCGTCGCCAACCTCGAGCTCAAGCTGGACAAGCAGGTCCTGCCTGCAGGGCTGCTCGGTGAGGCGACGCGGATCGCTCACGCCGTCGCAGAGGTCACCAACTTCCCGCCGGCGTCGCGCCAGCCATATGTCGGCACGTCGGCGTTCACGCACAAGGCCGGGCTGCACGCCTCGGCGATCAAGGTGGACCCCAACCTCTATCAGCACATGGACCCGGTCGGCGTCGGCAACGACATGCGGTTGCTCGTCTCCGACATGGCCGGCCGCGCCTCGATCCAGCTGAAGAGCCGGGAGCTCGGCTTCGACCTCACCGACAGCGCCGAGGACCGCGAGCTCGTCACCCGGGTGACCGAGCGGGTCAAGGCGATGGAGCAGGAGGGCTACACCTTCGAGGCTGCTGACGCCTCCTTCGAGCTGCTCCTCGTGGAGGAGGCCGAGGGCGTGCGCCCGGCCTACTTCGATGTCGAGTCGTGGCGAGTCATCACCGAGACGCTCACCCACGCACGTCCGGGGGAGGAGGCTGTCTCCGAGGCGACGGTGAAGCTCAAGGCCGAGGACGTCCGCTACGTCGTCACCGGCGAGGGCAACGGTCCCGTCAACGCCCTGGACGCTGCGCTGCGCACCGCCATCGGGCAGGCGTTCCCCGAGGTCGCGAAGTTCGAGCTGATCGACTACAAGGTGCGCATCGTCGACCAGGGCCACGGCACGGACGCGATCACGCGGGTGCTGATCGAGACCTCGGACGGCGAGTCGTCGTGGGTCACGGTCGGGGTCGGCCACAACGTCATCGAGGCCTCCTGGGAGGCCCTCATCGACGGGCTCACCTTCGGCCTGCGCCGCCACCACCGGTGA
- a CDS encoding DUF6264 family protein produces the protein MTTSAEAVAAQAPPAADRVVAVLLLVALGLVSPVVTFLALMFSMVSDGCGGGAPCNTDQIGLGIAVAGLAPWAALLGATLVVVKRVRQRRRAWWVPLVAALLGAVVFAAGALTAAAAVG, from the coding sequence GTGACGACGTCGGCCGAGGCCGTCGCCGCTCAGGCCCCACCCGCTGCCGACCGAGTGGTCGCGGTCCTGCTCCTGGTCGCTCTCGGGCTGGTGTCGCCGGTCGTGACGTTCCTGGCCTTGATGTTCTCCATGGTCTCCGACGGCTGCGGTGGCGGAGCCCCGTGCAACACCGACCAGATCGGGCTCGGCATCGCGGTCGCCGGCCTGGCCCCGTGGGCGGCGCTGCTCGGTGCCACGCTCGTCGTGGTCAAGCGGGTGCGTCAGCGTCGACGGGCCTGGTGGGTGCCGCTGGTCGCGGCGCTGCTGGGAGCGGTCGTCTTCGCTGCCGGCGCGCTCACGGCCGCGGCGGCGGTGGGCTGA
- a CDS encoding serine/threonine protein kinase → MTASRPEQAPPGLFVGDYELLARLGEGGMGVVHLARAPGGDRVALKVLRPHIVGDDEARHRLAREVSSLTRVRSRRVAEIIDSDPWGDIPFVATRYVPGLSLHDHVHSEGVIGGAELMWFASCLAEALAAVHEVGVLHRDIKPSNILMEGRTPILIDFGLARVADDPKLTHTGWLLGTPGYLAPEILLGDDATAASDVHSWGATVAFAGTGRAPFGRGPSVAIMDRVRRGEHDLTDLDPTMRPLIEATLDPDPRNRPALDELRGWLASPGSSSRRPSRDRSLTMPFAAATLGPARAPTEVVEDGLGPESAEDSGPRRPRTRVLPPESAGPFPGPEPRVAAGERLRRAVLVAAGIGVLGAGVALAPYVAVLVTALTVWVLRSGSLAASSAGLRRTRRGARWYDGVQVLLGAPWHAVASIPGALLLVGWSLGLGLAAALICFAVGTPVTTGLGVIGVTFATALWWGPGSQRLRGPVQRLSDPVSANPVVWFFVVLLTLAAATGLAAAATSTGPDWSPASDRPFASMSLPDFLGR, encoded by the coding sequence GTGACCGCCTCGCGACCCGAACAAGCCCCGCCGGGGCTCTTCGTCGGCGACTACGAGCTGCTCGCCCGGTTGGGCGAGGGCGGGATGGGTGTGGTCCACCTGGCCCGCGCGCCCGGCGGTGACCGCGTCGCCCTCAAGGTCCTGCGACCCCACATCGTCGGCGACGACGAGGCCCGCCACCGGCTGGCCCGCGAGGTCTCTTCGCTCACCCGGGTCAGGTCGCGCCGGGTCGCGGAGATCATCGACTCCGATCCCTGGGGCGACATCCCGTTCGTGGCCACCCGCTACGTGCCTGGCCTTTCGCTGCACGACCACGTCCACTCCGAGGGGGTGATCGGCGGCGCCGAGCTGATGTGGTTCGCGTCCTGCCTGGCCGAGGCGCTCGCGGCCGTGCACGAGGTGGGGGTGCTGCACCGCGACATCAAGCCCTCCAACATCCTGATGGAGGGCCGCACGCCGATCCTGATCGACTTCGGTCTCGCCCGCGTGGCCGACGACCCCAAGCTGACCCACACGGGCTGGCTCCTCGGCACGCCCGGCTATCTCGCGCCCGAGATCCTGCTGGGCGACGATGCGACCGCCGCCTCCGACGTGCACTCCTGGGGCGCCACCGTCGCCTTCGCCGGCACCGGCCGTGCCCCGTTCGGCAGGGGCCCGTCGGTGGCGATCATGGATCGCGTACGCCGAGGCGAGCACGACCTCACCGACCTCGACCCCACGATGCGCCCCTTGATCGAGGCCACCCTCGACCCCGATCCGCGCAACCGGCCCGCGCTCGACGAGCTGCGAGGCTGGCTGGCGTCTCCGGGGTCGTCGTCTCGGCGACCTTCGCGGGACCGCTCCCTCACGATGCCTTTCGCTGCGGCGACCCTCGGCCCGGCGCGGGCTCCGACGGAGGTCGTCGAAGACGGGCTCGGACCTGAGTCCGCAGAGGACTCAGGTCCGAGGAGGCCCCGCACCCGGGTCCTGCCGCCCGAGTCGGCAGGACCCTTCCCCGGCCCCGAGCCCCGCGTCGCGGCCGGCGAGCGGCTGCGACGCGCGGTCCTGGTGGCAGCAGGCATCGGGGTGCTCGGTGCCGGGGTGGCGTTGGCGCCATACGTCGCGGTGCTGGTGACGGCGCTGACGGTGTGGGTCCTGCGCAGCGGGTCGCTGGCTGCCAGCTCTGCGGGGCTGCGACGCACCAGGCGGGGAGCCAGGTGGTACGACGGAGTCCAAGTCCTGCTCGGCGCGCCATGGCACGCCGTCGCCTCCATCCCGGGTGCGCTCCTGCTCGTGGGGTGGAGCCTGGGGCTGGGCCTGGCTGCCGCCCTGATCTGCTTCGCGGTGGGAACCCCTGTCACGACCGGCCTCGGGGTCATCGGCGTGACCTTTGCGACAGCCCTGTGGTGGGGCCCGGGAAGCCAGCGACTGCGGGGCCCGGTCCAGCGGCTCTCCGACCCGGTGAGCGCCAACCCCGTGGTGTGGTTCTTCGTCGTCCTGCTCACGCTCGCTGCGGCGACCGGGCTGGCGGCGGCAGCCACCTCGACAGGGCCCGACTGGAGCCCCGCGAGCGATCGACCGTTCGCGAGCATGTCGCTGCCCGACTTCCTCGGACGCTGA
- the nhaA gene encoding Na+/H+ antiporter NhaA: MTTEAADHTEAAGACFDRQSPSSLRRFMRTESGSAGLLVAAVVVALAWANSPWSQSYLDLWSTQLSVRLGSGGLSMDLHHWINDGLMVVFFFVIGLEVRKELAVGELTDRRRIVVPLVAGVAGMLVPVGLYLALNPSGEALRGWGAVIGTDTAFLLGVMALVGPAVSTQLRIFLLTLTVIDDIVAVSVIGIVYSDDLDTTGLLAALVSLVVLALMARAGVWRAAPYVLVVIVLWIATLQSGLHASIAGMVSGLLVPALDPRRADVEAAASSFLAFRQSPMPGVQRAARRTLTRAISVNERLQEALHAPTSYLVVPVFALANAGVDLRGGVLGESMTSPVTWGIVAGLVLGKPIGIGLGAWGSVRLGWGSLPQGVGFGHTLAGGALSGIGFTVSLLIVALAFDSPDLRTQATIGVLLAAVLSTLVGWALFAFAARVLGQTDAALPRVLSDPVDPDRDHVRGDLDADLTLVEYLDFECSFCARATGVADEVRKHFGPRLRYVVRHLPLDVHPHAELAALASEAAARQGRFWDMHDLLFERHDELEFEDLTGYAAQLGLDVEQFLRDLDAESLERHVQRDVASAEASGVRGTPTFFIGDRRHVGPHDARSLIAALEASRGPRSDVGGHDAGNLRT; encoded by the coding sequence GTGACGACCGAGGCGGCCGACCACACCGAGGCGGCCGGTGCGTGCTTCGACCGACAGAGCCCGAGCTCGTTGCGACGGTTCATGCGCACCGAGTCGGGCTCGGCGGGGCTGCTGGTCGCGGCCGTCGTCGTCGCCCTGGCCTGGGCGAACTCGCCCTGGTCGCAGTCCTACCTCGACCTGTGGTCGACCCAGCTCTCGGTCCGGCTCGGCTCCGGCGGGCTGTCGATGGACCTGCACCACTGGATCAACGACGGCCTCATGGTGGTCTTCTTCTTCGTGATCGGGCTGGAGGTCCGCAAGGAGCTCGCGGTCGGTGAGCTGACCGATCGTCGCCGGATCGTGGTCCCGCTCGTGGCGGGAGTGGCCGGGATGCTCGTGCCGGTCGGCCTCTACCTCGCGCTCAACCCCTCGGGCGAGGCGCTGCGTGGCTGGGGAGCGGTCATCGGGACCGACACGGCGTTCCTGCTGGGGGTGATGGCCCTGGTCGGTCCGGCCGTCTCCACCCAGCTGCGGATCTTCCTGCTCACCCTGACGGTGATCGACGACATCGTCGCCGTCAGCGTGATCGGCATCGTCTATTCCGACGACCTGGACACCACCGGCCTCCTGGCTGCGCTCGTCAGCCTGGTGGTGCTGGCGCTGATGGCGCGCGCCGGCGTGTGGCGGGCGGCGCCATACGTCCTGGTCGTCATCGTGCTCTGGATCGCGACCCTCCAGTCCGGGCTGCACGCCTCGATCGCCGGGATGGTCTCGGGCCTGCTCGTGCCTGCGCTGGATCCGAGGCGAGCCGACGTCGAGGCGGCCGCCTCCAGCTTCCTGGCGTTCCGGCAGTCGCCGATGCCCGGGGTCCAGCGGGCGGCGCGCCGCACCCTCACGCGCGCCATCTCGGTCAACGAACGACTGCAGGAGGCCCTGCACGCCCCGACGAGCTATCTCGTTGTTCCTGTCTTCGCTCTGGCCAATGCCGGTGTCGACCTGCGCGGCGGAGTGCTGGGGGAGTCGATGACGTCTCCTGTCACCTGGGGCATCGTCGCCGGGCTCGTCCTCGGGAAGCCGATCGGCATCGGGCTCGGTGCCTGGGGGAGTGTCCGCCTCGGCTGGGGCAGCCTGCCGCAGGGGGTCGGCTTCGGGCACACCCTGGCCGGGGGTGCGCTGTCGGGGATCGGGTTCACCGTCTCGCTCCTGATCGTGGCACTCGCCTTCGACTCGCCCGACCTCAGGACCCAGGCCACGATCGGAGTCCTTCTCGCGGCCGTGCTCTCGACCCTGGTCGGCTGGGCGCTCTTCGCCTTCGCCGCCCGCGTCCTGGGACAGACGGACGCGGCCCTGCCCCGGGTGCTGAGCGATCCGGTGGATCCGGATCGGGACCACGTCCGAGGCGATCTCGACGCAGACCTGACCCTGGTCGAATATCTCGACTTCGAGTGCTCCTTCTGTGCCCGGGCGACCGGTGTCGCCGACGAGGTGCGCAAGCACTTCGGCCCGCGCCTGCGCTACGTCGTGCGCCACTTGCCCCTGGACGTCCACCCGCACGCCGAGCTGGCAGCCCTGGCCAGCGAGGCGGCGGCGAGACAGGGGCGCTTCTGGGACATGCACGACCTGCTCTTCGAGCGCCACGACGAGCTCGAGTTCGAGGACCTCACCGGCTATGCAGCCCAGCTGGGGCTCGACGTCGAGCAGTTCCTGCGTGACCTCGACGCGGAGTCGTTGGAGCGGCACGTCCAGCGTGACGTGGCCAGCGCCGAGGCGAGCGGGGTCCGAGGGACGCCCACCTTCTTCATCGGCGACCGCCGCCATGTCGGCCCTCATGACGCGCGCTCACTGATCGCCGCGCTCGAGGCGAGTCGAGGGCCGCGTTCCGACGTCGGTGGCCATGACGCCGGTAATCTCCGGACGTGA